One genomic segment of Carassius auratus strain Wakin chromosome 29, ASM336829v1, whole genome shotgun sequence includes these proteins:
- the LOC113048665 gene encoding cyclic AMP-responsive element-binding protein 3-like protein 2, which yields MNVWKRLSLSKPVAGGWSGTHRNAKEKGGSCLSAFSLEYSEVTAFLDPNPQIRVVSVQHFSELLDDLSQEALLGQLLSDPFLSGRDDAMDTEDDLTPVSPVPPHIQAEHSYSLCGDSRPQSPLSHLPGEPGSDAGDTDNDEWPMEQEDKGLKMEPLLCDPSPVLLPYVHLTLTPEGPVFDPVTDAPLTLPQATQVKALGVKEDSESLIPQIKLEPHQVDQFLNLSPKGLESLQMPPTPPSSHGSDSEGSQSPVHPCAPASPTQTPAVLKVAPRPPSSLSSSPLLTAPHKLQGSGPLLLTEEEKRTLIAEGYPVPTKLPLSKAEEKALKKIRRKIKNKISAQESRRKKKEYMDVLEKKVETCSNENSELRRKVETLECTNKSLLQQLHSLQVAVAGKVPRSCRMTGTQTSSCLMVVVLCFSVFLGSFYQGLSPCSSVTKTDLSREISIRDSYTTTVRSRNLLSIPEHGGLDEPHPIGLGGDYPEWDHQADVMVAWRLEQQHKQEQAELPKAEPRPLILITNETRAQKSIVIDLHSHRSDKWSNETARVTELERTVNETS from the exons ATGAATGTCTGGAAGCGTCTCAGCCTGTCTAAACCTGTTGCTGGGGGCTGGAGCGGCACCCATAGGAATGCCAAGGAGAAGGGAGGCAGCTGTCTCTCAGCCTTCTCACTGGAATA CTCTGAAGTCACAGCTTTTCTTGATCCTAACCCTCAAATTCGTGTGGTTTCTGTGCAGCACTTCTCCGAGCTGCTGGATGATCTTTCCCAAGAGGCTTTGCTGGGGCAGTTGTTAAGCGACCCGTTCCTGTCCGGCCGTGATGATGCTATGGACACAGAGGATGATCTGACCCCTGTGTCTCCAGTGCCGCCACACATTCAAGCCGAACACAGTTACTCTCTGTGCGGAGACTCGCGCCCACAGTCGCCCCTGTCCCATCTGCCCGGAGAGCCTGGCAGCGACGCTG GTGATACAGACAATGATGAGTGGCCCATGGAGCAGGAAGATAAAGGGCTGAAGATGGAGCCTCTGCTGTGTGACCCGTCGCCCGTCCTGCTGCCCTATGTGCACCTCACTCTGACCCCCGAGGGTCCTGTCTTTGACCCCGTGACTGACGCCCCACTGACCCTCCCTCAGGCCACACAGGTTAAAGCGCTCGGC GTGAAGGAGGACAGCGAGAGTCTCATCCCTCAGATTAAACTGGAGCCACACCAGGTGGATCAGTTCTTAAACCTCTCACCCAAAG gcctgGAGTCTCTGCAGATGCCACCGACTCCTCCCAGCTCTCACGGCAGCGATTCGGAGGGCAGTCAGAGTCCGGTTCACCCCTGTGCTCCTGCCAGTCCCACACAGACCCCCGCTGTCCTCAAGGTGGCGCCAAGACCCCCGTCTTCCCTCTCCAGCTCTCCTCTGCTGACGGCACCCCAT AAACTGCAGGGCTCCGGTCCTCTCCTGCTGACGGAGGAGGAGAAACGCACGCTCATCGCTGAAGGATATCCGGTGCCCACCAAACTGCCCCTGTCCAAAGCTGAGGAGAAAGCACTGAAGAAGATCCGCAGGAAGATCAAGAACAAG ATCTCCGCACAAGAGAGCCGCAGGAAAAAGAAAGAGTACATGGATGTTTTAGAGAAGAA GGTGGAGACATGCTCTAATGAGAACAGTGAGTTGCGCAGGAAAGTTGAAACACTGGAGTGCACCAACAA gtctCTGCTGCAGCAGCTGCACTCGCTGCAGGTGGCGGTGGCAGGAAAGGTGCCGCGCTCCTGCCGGATGACGGGCACCCAGACCTCCTCATGCCTCATG GTGGTGGTTCTGTGTTTTTCGGTGTTCTTGGGGAGTTTCTACCAAGGCCTGAGTCCCTGTTCCTCTGTCACGAAAACAGATCTGAGCAGAGAGATCTCCATACGGGACTCGTACACCACTACAG TGAGGTCCCGTAACCTGTTGTCCATTCCGGAGCACGGGGGTCTGGACGAGCCTCATCCCATTGGTCTGGGCGGGGATTATCCTGAATGGGATCATCAGGCTGATGTAATGGTGGCTTGGCGTTTAGAACAGCAGCACAAACAGGAACAGGCGGAGCTACCAAAAGCAGAGCCCCGCCCACTTATACTAATCACCAATGAAACACGAGCGCAGAAGTCCATTGTCATAGACCTGCACTCACACAG GTCAGATAAGTGGTCAAACGAGACGGCTAGAGTCACAGAGTTGGAAAGGACCGTCAACGAGACGTCCTGA